In Parasphingorhabdus halotolerans, a single window of DNA contains:
- a CDS encoding MAPEG family protein: protein MILPITLTIAGAAALINIWLMIRVGQVRTSEKVSVGDGGNDKVIRRMRAHSNFIESAPFVLALIGLIELAMGSPTWLWIVGGIYLLGRVAHGIGMDDGKFGKGRMVGTLVTMLTLLGLGIYAIAIPYFTVADASTAPIPMAEGETL, encoded by the coding sequence ATGATTTTACCGATTACATTGACGATTGCAGGCGCTGCTGCGCTGATAAACATCTGGCTGATGATTCGCGTCGGGCAGGTTCGAACCAGCGAAAAAGTAAGTGTTGGCGACGGCGGTAATGATAAAGTTATTCGCCGGATGCGGGCGCATAGCAACTTCATTGAATCCGCCCCATTTGTCTTGGCGTTAATTGGCCTGATCGAACTGGCAATGGGATCGCCGACATGGCTATGGATCGTCGGCGGCATTTACCTTCTCGGCCGTGTCGCTCATGGCATCGGCATGGATGATGGCAAATTTGGCAAAGGCCGGATGGTCGGTACGCTTGTGACGATGCTTACCCTGCTGGGATTGGGGATTTACGCGATCGCCATACCCTATTTCACCGTTGCGGACGCGAGCACTGCGCCTATCCCGATGGCAGAAGGTGAAACGCTTTAA
- the dgcA gene encoding N-acetyl-D-Glu racemase DgcA: MALTVTTQIERWPVDGSFIISRGAKTYVDIVVCTVSDGFHEGQGESTPIYYEGETAESCVGTIAGFANQATEFDRQMLLQALPRGAARNALDCALWDLQARKLDKPLWQVAKLPKPQPLISAYTISLGEPSKMEADARAAGDRHSLLKLKLSGDNDHERVVAVHRGAPNARLIVDANESWNDLDIAREAARLAGLGVELIEQPVSAGRDELLAGVQSPVPLCADESCHTAADIKRIAPYYDAVNIKLDKTGGLTAAIALANAAEAEGLKLMVGCMLSTSLGIRPAFALAQRARWVDLDGPLLLAKDRSDGFVFSGGMIGPK, translated from the coding sequence ATGGCTTTAACCGTTACCACACAAATTGAACGCTGGCCTGTCGATGGCAGTTTCATCATCAGCCGGGGTGCAAAGACCTATGTTGATATCGTGGTCTGTACGGTGTCGGACGGTTTTCATGAAGGCCAAGGCGAGTCCACGCCGATATATTATGAGGGCGAAACGGCGGAAAGCTGCGTCGGCACGATCGCAGGATTTGCCAACCAGGCCACAGAATTTGATCGGCAAATGCTGCTGCAAGCTTTACCAAGGGGTGCGGCGCGCAACGCGCTCGATTGCGCGCTTTGGGATTTGCAAGCCCGGAAATTGGACAAGCCGCTTTGGCAGGTCGCGAAGCTGCCCAAACCGCAACCCCTCATTTCCGCCTATACCATTTCGCTTGGTGAACCGTCGAAAATGGAAGCTGATGCAAGAGCTGCGGGTGACCGCCATTCTCTGCTCAAACTCAAGCTATCGGGCGATAATGACCATGAAAGGGTCGTCGCCGTGCATCGCGGGGCGCCCAATGCCCGCTTGATTGTCGATGCCAATGAAAGTTGGAATGATCTCGACATTGCGCGAGAGGCTGCGAGATTGGCTGGTTTGGGAGTAGAATTGATTGAGCAACCGGTTAGCGCTGGACGAGACGAATTGCTCGCCGGAGTGCAATCGCCTGTACCTCTATGCGCTGATGAAAGCTGCCATACCGCTGCCGACATCAAGCGCATTGCGCCCTATTATGATGCGGTGAACATCAAACTCGACAAAACCGGGGGGTTGACGGCAGCCATAGCATTAGCAAATGCTGCGGAGGCAGAAGGGCTTAAGCTGATGGTCGGCTGTATGCTGTCAACATCCCTTGGCATCCGCCCTGCATTTGCATTGGCCCAGCGTGCCCGATGGGTTGATCTTGACGGTCCGTTATTGCTGGCGAAAGACCGATCTGATGGTTTTGTTTTTTCCGGTGGCATGATTGGCCCGAAATAA
- a CDS encoding putative quinol monooxygenase gives MAAVGIIATLTVAEGKNAVFEAAFSELMAEVHANEPGNEFYSVFQCRDNPQQYKVLERYVDQAALDAHGKSDHFRAAGPKLAPCMAAAPVIENMDSI, from the coding sequence ATGGCAGCAGTAGGTATCATCGCGACGTTGACGGTTGCGGAAGGCAAGAATGCGGTTTTTGAAGCCGCGTTTTCGGAGTTGATGGCGGAAGTTCACGCGAACGAGCCGGGCAACGAATTTTACTCGGTATTCCAGTGCCGTGATAATCCGCAGCAATATAAAGTTCTGGAGCGCTATGTCGATCAGGCCGCCCTTGATGCCCACGGCAAGTCGGATCATTTCCGGGCGGCTGGGCCAAAGCTGGCACCTTGCATGGCGGCGGCTCCGGTTATTGAAAACATGGATAGCATCTAA
- a CDS encoding DUF2721 domain-containing protein encodes MNSIEIFAKGDIVTVLQTAMAPAFLLVAIGAMLGLFAGRLARVIDRSRALQELFKETQGRDHDLVVNELHDIQLRLKTVNSAIFLGVISAIVACALIGLLFVMGLTGINMSKVIAGAFILAIMLLSVALVQFLREVRIGLRDFMIREEYLEETEEHKGKPLIKRGE; translated from the coding sequence ATGAATTCCATAGAGATATTTGCCAAGGGCGATATCGTCACCGTATTGCAAACCGCCATGGCGCCTGCTTTTCTGTTGGTCGCTATTGGCGCGATGCTCGGGCTTTTTGCTGGCAGACTGGCGCGGGTGATCGATCGCTCCAGAGCGTTGCAGGAATTGTTCAAGGAAACACAGGGTCGCGACCATGATCTTGTGGTCAATGAACTGCACGATATTCAATTGCGGCTCAAAACGGTGAACAGCGCGATTTTTCTAGGCGTGATCAGCGCCATTGTTGCTTGTGCGTTGATCGGTTTGCTTTTCGTGATGGGCCTTACTGGCATCAACATGTCGAAGGTGATTGCCGGTGCCTTCATTCTCGCGATAATGCTGCTTTCCGTCGCACTTGTGCAGTTCTTGCGCGAAGTGCGTATCGGGTTACGAGATTTTATGATCCGTGAGGAATATCTTGAAGAAACCGAGGAACATAAAGGCAAGCCGCTGATTAAACGCGGCGAATAG
- a CDS encoding TIGR04063 family PEP-CTERM/XrtA system glycosyltransferase: MTRILHILDHSLPLHSGYCFRTRAIMKAQIAGGLTVAGVTGVRQNQHGYEAKTPLEQADGLDFYRTLAAVDGPSPVREWREVAVFAERIASVVREWRPDVLHAHSPALNGLAALRVAQKTGLPLLYEIRAFWEDAAVGNGTGREGSPRYWLTRQLENHVVNGADAVAVICEGLKSDLVSRGVAQQKITVSPNGVDLELFGKPPAPDENLRAELGLQGKSVLGFIGSFYDYEGLDDLIAAMPMLQQRCPKVHLLMVGGGPMEEALMEQMEASGMGSAITFTGRVPHDEVERYYGLMDVMVYPRKAMRLTELVTPLKPLEAMAQGRLVAASDVGGHKELIEDGVTGTLFPAGNPEKIAQKLADLFENREAWPQTIEKAKKFVEADRNWSSNILRYTPVYQRLIAQKSFERAA; the protein is encoded by the coding sequence ATGACACGGATTTTACATATCTTGGATCACAGCCTGCCGCTTCATAGCGGCTATTGCTTTAGAACCCGGGCGATTATGAAGGCGCAGATTGCTGGTGGTTTGACCGTAGCTGGCGTCACGGGCGTGCGGCAAAACCAGCATGGTTATGAAGCAAAGACGCCTTTGGAACAGGCCGACGGTTTGGATTTTTACCGCACCTTGGCCGCGGTTGACGGCCCATCACCGGTGCGCGAATGGCGCGAGGTAGCGGTTTTCGCTGAACGGATTGCCTCGGTCGTACGCGAGTGGCGTCCGGATGTGCTCCATGCCCATTCTCCTGCGCTGAACGGATTGGCAGCCTTACGGGTCGCCCAAAAAACTGGCCTGCCTTTGCTTTATGAAATTCGGGCCTTCTGGGAAGATGCCGCTGTCGGTAATGGCACGGGCCGCGAAGGCAGTCCGCGTTACTGGCTGACCCGGCAGCTGGAAAACCATGTTGTTAACGGCGCTGATGCGGTAGCGGTGATCTGTGAAGGATTGAAATCCGACCTTGTTTCGCGCGGCGTTGCCCAGCAGAAAATTACCGTTTCGCCGAACGGCGTTGATCTGGAGTTATTTGGCAAGCCACCAGCGCCGGATGAAAATTTGCGTGCTGAGTTGGGCTTGCAGGGTAAATCGGTTCTCGGCTTTATCGGCAGCTTCTATGATTATGAAGGTCTTGATGATCTGATAGCAGCAATGCCGATGTTGCAGCAGCGATGCCCTAAAGTGCATTTGCTAATGGTTGGCGGCGGGCCGATGGAAGAAGCCTTAATGGAACAGATGGAGGCTTCCGGCATGGGTTCTGCCATCACCTTCACTGGCCGCGTTCCGCACGATGAAGTCGAGCGCTACTATGGTTTGATGGATGTAATGGTCTATCCCCGCAAAGCGATGCGCCTTACCGAGTTGGTGACGCCGCTCAAGCCGCTTGAGGCGATGGCGCAGGGCCGCCTTGTCGCCGCATCCGATGTTGGTGGTCATAAGGAACTGATTGAAGACGGCGTTACGGGGACATTATTTCCTGCCGGAAACCCGGAAAAAATTGCTCAAAAACTAGCCGATTTGTTCGAAAACCGAGAAGCGTGGCCACAAACCATTGAAAAAGCAAAGAAATTTGTTGAGGCAGATCGTAACTGGTCGTCAAACATTTTGCGTTACACTCCTGTTTACCAAAGGCTGATTGCGCAAAAATCTTTTGAGCGCGCGGCCTGA
- a CDS encoding putative O-glycosylation ligase, exosortase A system-associated, producing the protein MRDLVFVGYLLALLFIAFKRPFLFTLVYAYVDIIAPQRLSYFLLNSIPLSLIVFGLAFLGYMVGDEKKDSRFSVRQGLMILLLVYCGYTTVQAAVPEAALEKWDWVWKALVFAIFLPLTLKTKLRIEALALFMVLCAGTLIITGGIKTLASGGGYGVLVLLIDDNSGLYEGSIISMVAICIIPLILWLANWGTVFPPDWRVKLFAYALCFAALLIPIGTQARTGLVCIAVLAVLQLRFVKYRFIYAGLAVILGLMAIPFLPQSFSDRMSTIENYKADESASTRIAVWQWTLEYAKNNPFGGGFDSYRLNKISYDLIEDPDKPEEEVEYEIEDEGPIEIVDESRAFHSSYFEMLGEQGYPGLVIWLLIHGGGIWRMEVLRRRYTKTPKEGEKWVAPLAIALQHGHIIYMVGALFVGVAYQPFIYMLVAMQLGLDTYMSRRSTEAKWRPIAKRLTGKARPPALPKPGPGSAQPFTN; encoded by the coding sequence ATGCGTGATCTCGTATTCGTCGGCTATTTGCTTGCGCTACTATTTATTGCGTTCAAGCGCCCATTTTTGTTCACTCTGGTCTACGCTTATGTCGATATCATTGCGCCGCAGCGCCTTAGTTATTTTCTTCTCAACAGCATCCCGCTGTCACTAATCGTTTTCGGCCTCGCCTTTCTGGGGTATATGGTTGGTGACGAAAAGAAGGACAGCCGTTTCTCCGTCCGGCAAGGTTTGATGATTTTGTTGCTTGTTTATTGTGGGTACACCACCGTGCAAGCCGCCGTACCGGAAGCTGCCTTGGAAAAATGGGACTGGGTGTGGAAAGCGCTGGTCTTTGCAATCTTCCTGCCGTTGACACTGAAAACAAAATTGCGGATTGAAGCGTTAGCGCTGTTCATGGTGCTCTGCGCAGGCACGCTGATCATCACCGGCGGCATTAAAACACTGGCATCGGGCGGTGGCTATGGCGTATTGGTGCTGCTTATTGATGACAATAGCGGGCTTTACGAAGGCTCGATTATCTCGATGGTTGCGATCTGTATCATTCCGCTTATCCTTTGGCTGGCCAATTGGGGCACGGTCTTTCCGCCAGACTGGCGGGTCAAGCTCTTCGCTTATGCTTTATGCTTTGCCGCGCTGCTCATTCCAATCGGAACACAAGCGCGGACCGGACTGGTTTGCATCGCGGTGCTCGCGGTACTGCAGTTACGCTTCGTGAAATATCGTTTCATTTATGCCGGTCTAGCAGTCATATTGGGGCTAATGGCAATTCCGTTCCTGCCTCAGAGCTTTTCAGACCGGATGTCGACTATAGAGAATTACAAAGCGGATGAATCCGCTTCTACCCGCATCGCCGTGTGGCAGTGGACGCTGGAATACGCGAAAAACAACCCCTTTGGCGGCGGCTTCGATTCTTATCGCCTCAACAAGATCAGCTATGATCTGATCGAAGACCCTGATAAACCCGAAGAAGAGGTAGAATATGAAATTGAAGACGAAGGTCCGATAGAGATTGTCGACGAAAGCCGCGCCTTCCACAGCAGCTATTTTGAAATGCTGGGTGAGCAAGGCTATCCCGGCCTGGTAATCTGGCTGCTTATCCACGGCGGAGGTATTTGGCGAATGGAGGTGCTACGGCGCCGCTACACCAAAACCCCGAAAGAGGGTGAAAAATGGGTCGCGCCGCTCGCCATCGCCCTGCAGCACGGCCATATCATCTATATGGTCGGCGCACTTTTCGTCGGCGTGGCATACCAGCCGTTTATCTATATGCTGGTCGCGATGCAATTGGGGCTCGACACCTATATGTCGCGCCGCTCGACCGAAGCGAAATGGCGCCCTATTGCCAAGCGCTTGACCGGCAAGGCCAGACCCCCCGCATTGCCCAAGCCAGGTCCCGGTTCAGCCCAGCCTTTCACAAATTAG
- a CDS encoding pyridoxamine 5'-phosphate oxidase family protein, whose product MADADMKTAENIQEIKEEFWEALDDSPYVMVSIMGSNAHAIPMRAQLDKDADSAIWFFTSTDNRLASGGPAMAQFASKRHDLFACIGGTLTKETEPAVFDKLWSNAVEAWYEKGRLDPKLLLLRFDLRNAEIWESDPGIVGMFKMMTGLTMDGNEMGEHAKVAL is encoded by the coding sequence ATGGCAGACGCCGATATGAAAACCGCTGAGAATATTCAAGAGATCAAGGAAGAATTTTGGGAAGCCCTAGACGACAGCCCTTATGTGATGGTCAGCATTATGGGATCAAATGCACATGCAATCCCGATGCGCGCGCAACTCGATAAAGATGCGGATAGCGCTATCTGGTTCTTCACCAGCACCGATAACCGACTTGCAAGTGGTGGTCCAGCGATGGCGCAATTTGCCAGTAAGCGCCATGATCTCTTTGCCTGCATCGGCGGAACGCTGACCAAGGAAACCGAGCCGGCGGTTTTCGACAAGCTGTGGAGTAATGCAGTTGAAGCGTGGTACGAAAAAGGTCGTCTTGACCCAAAACTGCTATTGCTGCGCTTTGACCTTCGCAATGCAGAAATCTGGGAATCAGATCCGGGCATTGTCGGTATGTTCAAGATGATGACCGGATTGACGATGGATGGTAACGAAATGGGCGAACACGCGAAAGTCGCGCTTTAG
- a CDS encoding mechanosensitive ion channel family protein: MTNATASPVGPTIPDFAKSFNTLVSDSSLWLSTHYIELIVAIAIGVAIYVVLGVVKRYASRYVNKSESLTDYKLILIKAIARTSRFFRIMVSAELVVTFAYAPFSIDKIIHVFFTISAILQTAIWLREIILGLFNRRLTADPLENETLANAMALIRLFVTFILFAIATIMILDNLGVDVTGLVAGLGVGGIAIGLAAQGIFSDLFAALSIIFDKPFRRGDTITYDTTIGKIEKIGLKSTRLRSVTGEEVIISNTNLLGKEIINMTRLDRRRTRFGIGVIYQTEPKEARRIPELLKKIVESNDAVFIRSGFVGFGDSSINFELDFDILSSDYEVVFEGRHKIGLAILQTFNEEGFEFAYPTQTTFTSAPDGKMIMPYPEGGFGIAAKEG; this comes from the coding sequence ATGACCAATGCTACAGCATCACCCGTCGGGCCGACAATTCCGGACTTTGCTAAATCGTTTAATACGCTGGTTTCGGATAGCAGTCTTTGGCTTTCGACCCACTATATCGAACTGATTGTTGCCATCGCTATCGGTGTTGCAATTTACGTCGTTCTGGGCGTCGTAAAAAGATACGCCTCGCGCTACGTCAACAAAAGCGAAAGTCTGACCGACTATAAGCTGATCCTGATTAAGGCGATCGCACGCACAAGCCGATTCTTCCGAATCATGGTTTCTGCCGAACTGGTTGTGACTTTTGCCTACGCCCCTTTCAGCATCGACAAAATCATCCATGTGTTTTTCACTATTTCAGCGATTTTACAGACGGCCATTTGGTTACGCGAAATCATTTTAGGGTTGTTTAACCGCAGACTTACCGCCGATCCTTTGGAAAATGAGACCTTGGCGAACGCAATGGCGCTTATTCGGCTGTTCGTGACGTTTATCCTGTTCGCCATCGCAACGATCATGATCCTCGACAATCTGGGTGTTGATGTAACCGGGCTTGTTGCGGGTTTGGGTGTCGGTGGTATCGCTATCGGCCTCGCTGCGCAGGGCATATTCTCCGATTTATTCGCAGCTCTGTCGATTATTTTCGACAAACCGTTCCGCCGCGGGGATACGATCACCTATGATACGACCATTGGTAAGATCGAGAAAATCGGCCTGAAAAGCACACGATTGCGATCAGTTACCGGCGAAGAAGTCATCATCTCCAACACAAACCTGCTTGGTAAAGAAATTATCAATATGACCCGTCTCGACCGTCGCCGGACGCGCTTTGGCATTGGTGTGATCTACCAAACCGAACCGAAAGAGGCGCGCCGCATTCCCGAATTGCTCAAGAAAATAGTCGAATCGAATGATGCGGTATTTATCCGGTCCGGCTTTGTCGGATTTGGCGATAGCTCGATCAATTTTGAACTGGATTTCGATATTTTGAGCAGCGACTATGAAGTCGTGTTTGAGGGGCGTCACAAGATCGGGCTGGCGATATTACAGACATTTAACGAGGAAGGTTTTGAATTTGCCTATCCCACGCAAACTACCTTTACGTCTGCGCCTGATGGCAAAATGATCATGCCTTATCCGGAAGGCGGTTTCGGAATCGCTGCCAAAGAGGGCTAG
- a CDS encoding MBL fold metallo-hydrolase yields MTEAPLKAVIIPVTPLQQNCTLLWCTKTNKAALSDPGGDLNRLKAAVEQHGVDLEKIIITHGHLDHCGQAGMLAEELGLPIEGPHKDDLFWIDQLDGDGARYGMEAKSFVPDRWLNDGDQVTVGDLVLDVIHCPGHTPGHVIFYHEPSKLAVVGDVIFQGSIGRTDFPRGNHQDLIDAITQKLWPLGDDVTFIPGHGPVSQFGHERRTNAFVADDVLAAR; encoded by the coding sequence ATGACAGAAGCACCCTTGAAAGCCGTGATTATTCCGGTGACACCACTCCAGCAGAATTGCACGCTCCTTTGGTGCACCAAAACCAATAAGGCCGCGCTTAGCGACCCCGGCGGCGACTTGAACCGGCTGAAGGCGGCGGTGGAACAACATGGCGTTGATCTGGAAAAGATCATCATCACCCATGGCCATCTTGATCATTGCGGGCAGGCGGGGATGCTGGCTGAAGAACTTGGCCTGCCGATTGAAGGCCCACATAAAGATGACCTGTTCTGGATTGACCAGCTTGATGGCGACGGCGCGCGTTATGGCATGGAAGCCAAGAGCTTTGTGCCAGACCGCTGGCTCAATGATGGCGATCAGGTGACTGTCGGCGATCTGGTGCTGGATGTGATCCACTGCCCGGGACATACGCCTGGCCATGTCATTTTCTATCACGAACCATCAAAGCTGGCGGTTGTTGGTGATGTGATTTTTCAGGGTTCTATCGGACGGACGGATTTCCCGCGTGGCAATCATCAGGATCTGATCGACGCGATCACGCAGAAGCTATGGCCGCTGGGTGATGATGTTACGTTTATTCCCGGACACGGACCAGTCAGCCAATTTGGTCATGAGCGGCGCACCAATGCGTTTGTTGCCGATGATGTGCTGGCGGCGCGCTAG
- a CDS encoding S24 family peptidase has translation MQDDPRANLEELIRKNGDDFSSLSKMLGKNPAYIQQYIRRGTPKKLDEDDRRRLAEFYGVDEEQLGAVGRSPAASKRSGKPSDGLFRIRQLQIGASAGPGSIADDGEYHEAMGFGPKWLKQLGADPKNLSLISVDGDSMDPTLCDGDDIMVDHSAAQRPLRDGIYVLRMDDVLLVKRVALGPSGKLSIRSDNPQYPDWDDVHANEVNIIGRVVWTGRRL, from the coding sequence ATGCAGGATGATCCGCGTGCAAATCTGGAAGAGCTTATCCGTAAAAACGGCGATGATTTTTCGTCGCTATCGAAGATGCTTGGCAAGAACCCGGCCTATATTCAGCAATATATCCGCCGCGGAACGCCGAAAAAGCTCGATGAAGATGATCGCCGGCGGTTGGCCGAATTCTATGGTGTGGATGAAGAGCAACTCGGCGCAGTTGGCCGTTCGCCCGCCGCATCGAAGCGATCTGGAAAGCCGTCAGACGGTTTGTTCCGGATCAGGCAATTGCAGATCGGCGCGTCCGCAGGCCCCGGATCGATTGCGGATGATGGTGAATATCACGAAGCTATGGGCTTCGGGCCAAAATGGCTGAAACAATTGGGCGCTGACCCCAAGAACCTTTCGCTTATCAGCGTTGATGGCGATTCGATGGACCCGACCTTGTGCGATGGTGATGACATCATGGTCGATCACAGTGCCGCCCAGCGCCCGCTTCGCGATGGCATATATGTGCTGCGCATGGATGATGTGCTGCTGGTCAAGCGGGTCGCGCTCGGACCATCGGGAAAACTTTCGATCCGCAGCGATAATCCGCAATATCCTGATTGGGACGATGTCCATGCCAACGAAGTGAATATTATTGGCCGGGTGGTTTGGACCGGGCGGCGATTATAA
- a CDS encoding TlyA family RNA methyltransferase, whose translation MTYNGTKPEKTVKLRIDQLLVDRGMAETRTKAQAYIMAGLVMVGGQKIEKPGQKIASDLEIVLKGKDHPWVSRGGLKLDHALKHFEIDVTGMTAIDVGSSTGGFTDVLLSGGAAKVYAVDSGTNQLAWKLRQDERVIVHEQTSARVLTEAHITEPVDLIVCDASFISLTKVLERPISFAKKGAILVALIKPQFEAERADVGKGGVVRDEAVHKAVCDKVGQWLIAQGWSVLGLTTSPITGPKGNVEFLIAAQRST comes from the coding sequence ATGACCTATAATGGAACCAAACCGGAGAAAACCGTTAAGCTGCGCATTGATCAATTGCTGGTTGATCGCGGCATGGCGGAAACCCGCACGAAAGCGCAAGCCTATATCATGGCGGGTCTGGTGATGGTTGGCGGACAAAAGATCGAAAAACCGGGACAAAAAATCGCGTCCGATCTGGAGATTGTTCTGAAAGGCAAGGATCATCCGTGGGTGTCGCGTGGGGGATTGAAGCTGGATCATGCGCTAAAACATTTTGAAATTGATGTGACTGGCATGACCGCTATTGATGTCGGCAGTAGCACCGGCGGATTCACCGATGTGTTGCTCAGCGGGGGTGCAGCGAAGGTTTACGCCGTGGACAGCGGGACCAACCAATTGGCATGGAAGCTGCGCCAAGACGAGCGGGTGATTGTGCACGAACAAACCAGCGCGCGGGTATTGACCGAGGCGCACATAACCGAGCCTGTTGATCTGATAGTATGCGATGCCAGTTTTATCTCGCTGACCAAGGTGTTGGAACGACCGATCAGTTTCGCCAAGAAGGGCGCGATACTGGTTGCGCTGATCAAGCCGCAATTTGAAGCCGAGCGTGCTGATGTTGGCAAAGGCGGTGTCGTGCGTGATGAAGCGGTGCACAAAGCTGTCTGTGACAAGGTCGGGCAATGGCTGATAGCGCAAGGTTGGTCCGTGCTGGGTTTAACCACAAGTCCAATAACTGGGCCCAAAGGCAATGTTGAGTTTTTAATCGCCGCTCAACGGTCAACATGA
- a CDS encoding acetyl-CoA C-acyltransferase: protein MRDAVIVSTARTPIGRAYKGAFNATPGPTLGSYAAKAAVERAGIDPAMVDDVVWGSALQQGSQGGNLGRNVALRSGFPIEVPGMTLDRQCSSGLMAIATASKQVTIDRMDVVVGGGQESISTVQTPEMRVAPDPALLKMHDDIYMPMLQTAEVVGARYKISREACDEYALKSQQRTAAAQEAGKFDDEIVEVTAIMGVQDKETKEISMHEITLSKDEGNRPTTTLEGLQSLKPVLGEDKIITAGNASQLSDGSSASVVMEAKAAEKAGLNPLGRYVGMAVAGTKPDEMGIGPVFAIPKLLERFDLKMDDIGLWELNEAFAVQVLYCQQKLGIPDELLNVNGGSISIGHPYGMTGARCTGHALIEGKRRGAKYAVVTMCIGGGQGAAGLFEIF, encoded by the coding sequence ATGCGTGACGCAGTCATCGTTTCTACCGCCCGTACCCCTATCGGCCGTGCCTATAAAGGCGCATTTAACGCTACTCCCGGCCCGACACTGGGCAGCTATGCCGCAAAGGCAGCAGTCGAACGCGCGGGCATTGATCCCGCCATGGTTGATGATGTTGTCTGGGGCAGCGCCCTGCAACAGGGATCGCAGGGCGGCAACCTGGGACGCAACGTAGCTTTGCGGTCTGGCTTCCCTATCGAAGTTCCGGGCATGACGCTCGACCGTCAGTGTTCTTCCGGTTTGATGGCAATTGCAACGGCTTCCAAGCAAGTCACAATTGATCGCATGGATGTTGTTGTCGGCGGCGGACAAGAGTCCATCTCTACTGTCCAGACCCCAGAAATGCGCGTTGCACCGGATCCAGCACTGCTTAAAATGCACGACGATATTTATATGCCGATGCTCCAAACCGCTGAAGTCGTTGGTGCGCGCTATAAGATCTCGCGGGAAGCTTGCGACGAATATGCGCTGAAATCGCAGCAGCGCACCGCAGCAGCACAGGAAGCTGGCAAATTTGACGACGAGATAGTCGAAGTAACGGCAATAATGGGCGTGCAGGACAAGGAAACCAAAGAGATTTCGATGCACGAAATTACACTCAGCAAGGACGAAGGCAATCGCCCGACCACAACGCTGGAAGGTTTGCAGTCTCTGAAGCCTGTTCTCGGCGAAGATAAAATCATCACCGCCGGTAACGCATCGCAGCTGTCTGACGGTTCATCCGCCAGCGTTGTGATGGAAGCAAAGGCTGCTGAAAAAGCAGGCCTTAATCCGCTTGGCCGTTATGTCGGCATGGCGGTAGCGGGCACGAAGCCTGATGAAATGGGCATTGGTCCCGTTTTCGCAATCCCAAAATTGCTTGAACGCTTTGATCTGAAAATGGACGATATCGGTCTGTGGGAATTGAACGAAGCCTTTGCTGTGCAGGTGCTATATTGCCAGCAGAAACTGGGCATTCCTGACGAGTTGCTCAACGTAAACGGCGGCTCGATATCAATCGGTCACCCCTATGGTATGACCGGCGCGCGTTGCACCGGGCACGCTCTGATTGAGGGCAAACGTCGCGGCGCGAAATATGCGGTCGTCACAATGTGCATCGGCGGAGGACAAGGCGCCGCGGGATTGTTTGAAATCTTCTAA
- a CDS encoding DUF6356 family protein, whose protein sequence is MNPFTDHPKAVGETYLEHFATASSFGVPMIITGFACLLHGFFPFLFEKTGSNLVRNLHERMVTNRVKPKNLDKVGEQPLEWCI, encoded by the coding sequence ATGAACCCTTTTACCGATCACCCCAAGGCAGTTGGCGAAACCTATCTTGAGCATTTTGCCACGGCTTCGAGCTTTGGTGTTCCGATGATCATAACCGGATTTGCTTGCCTGCTGCATGGTTTCTTCCCGTTCCTGTTTGAAAAAACCGGCAGCAATCTGGTGCGCAATCTGCATGAGCGCATGGTGACTAACCGCGTGAAACCAAAGAACCTCGATAAGGTCGGCGAACAGCCTTTGGAATGGTGTATCTAG
- the rpmF gene encoding 50S ribosomal protein L32: protein MAVPKRKTTPSKRGMRRSHDALKVEAHQECPNCGELKRPHHMCGSCGHYNGREVLAVDL from the coding sequence ATGGCTGTACCTAAAAGAAAAACGACGCCGTCAAAACGCGGAATGCGCCGGTCACATGATGCTTTGAAAGTCGAAGCACATCAGGAATGCCCGAATTGCGGTGAACTCAAGCGCCCGCATCATATGTGCGGCTCTTGCGGCCATTATAACGGCCGTGAGGTCTTGGCTGTAGACCTTTAA